GCATGATGCGAAGTGAGGGGTAGCTATGACATTACTCAATTGCAGCAAGGGGTGGTCTTTAGGGAGGGGTTCTTTTTCGAACACGTCTAGCGCGGCACCGGCTATCCACCCCTCCTTCAAAGCCCTCACTAGGGCCTGCTCGTCAACTATGGCTCCTCGGGCCGTGTTAATAAGGTACGCTGTCGGCTTCATAAGCCTCAGCTCCCTCTCCCCCATCATGTGGTAGGTCACGGGCGAGAGTGCCGCGTGTATAGTAACTATATCCGATTCCCTGAGGAGCTCGTCCAGACTACCGACCATCACTATGTGAATGCCTCCGAGGGCCTCGCGCTGGACGTATGGGTCATAGCCTATTAACCTAACCCCGAACGACTGGAGTATCCTAGCGACCCTCCTCCCTATAGCGCCTAGTCCCACCACTCCAACGACTTTCTCCTTGAGCTCGCGGGTGAAGTTGCTTTTCTCTATAAGGAGTTCGCTCCTCCACAGGCCTTGCCTTAATGCCTGGTTTAGGAAGCATATCTTCTTAAGCACGCACAATATTAAACTGACTGTGAACTCCGCAACGCTGTCGGAGTTGGCTTCAGGCGAATACACGACCGGTATGCCTCTCTCAGTGGCTGCCTCAAGATCGACGTTGTCTGGCCCCGGCTTAGAGCCGTACTTAGCTATGACCTTAAGCCTCGGGCTACTGTAGATGACTCGACGGGATACCTTATGTTGAGAGGTTATTATGACGGCGTCGAAGTCCTTAAGCACTTCAGCCAGCGCCTCCTCATCATATCTGACCCCATGTTTCCCCACGATAACCTCGGCCACCTCCTCGAGGATCCTGTGTGATTCGGGCCACTCAGGCTCGGGTATGAATACCCTGAAGCTCTTTATGCAAACCACCACTAGTTTCGCAAGACCCGGCGTTAAAAAGCTTTACCTGCGAGAAACGGGTGGGGTTCAGCTCAGCCTCTTCCTAACAACCCTTCCTAAAGCCTCCACCCCACCTTCTATGTCCTCAACCGGCGGGTAGCTGAAATTCAGCCTCATAGTATTCGAACCCTCCTCATCCACGAAGAACTGCCGTCCCGGAATGTAGTACACACCCGCTTGGAAGGCCTCCGGAAGCATCTCCTCCGTATCCACGCTTTCGGGAAGCCATATCATTATGAAGAGCCCGCCGACCGGCCTCACCCACCTGCCCTCAGGCACGTGCTTCTCAAGCGCCTGCAACATGAGGTCCCTCTTAACCTTGTAGAGGCTCCTAGCCTTACTTATGACCTCAGCAACTATCCCCCTCTCAATGGCTATTCTCGATATGTACTGACTCAGCGAGGGTGTCTGAATGTCTATGAGTGCTTTCACACGCTCTAAGTGATTCACCAGCTCCTTCTTAGCTAGTATCCAGCCCACCCGCAGAGCCGGTGCAAGTATCTTGCTCATCGTGCTCAGGTAGATCACGCGGCCCTCCCGATCCAGCGTTTTAAGGGGGGTTACGTCCGCCTCCTCGTAGGTGAAGTATGAGTACGGGTCGTCCTCAACTATCAGGAAATCGTGCTCGCTAGCTAGCTCAATCAGATGCTTCTTCCTGTCAGCACTCATGGTGGCTCCAGTCGGGTTGTGGGCGACTGGAACCACATACACGAACTTAATTCTAGAGCCCGCTGACTTAAGTTCCTTAAGCCTACCCTCAAGAGCATCCACATCCATACCGTTCTCGTCCACCGGCACCCCAATCATCCTCGGGTTCGCCGTCCTGAAAGCATTTATCGCCGAGAGGTATGTGGGGTTCTCAACGGCAATGTAGTCCCCGGGGTTGATGAGCAACACCGAGACCAAGTACAGCGCTTGCTGCGAGCCCGTCGTCACTATGACCTCGTCATCTCCATCAACCCTGACGCCCCTATCCCTCATGAAGTTCTTCAGGACTTCGACAAACGTCCTATCACCCCTAGTTGAGCCGTAGAGCAACACCCTATCCCTATACTGAAGCATCACCTCCTTAGCTATCTCGCCCAACACCTCGTAAGGGTATATCTCAGGCCCCGGGTTACCGACAGCGAAGCGCACAACCTTCGCCGGCCTAACTCCCTCAAGCCTCCTGGCCGCCTCCCTGGTCGCGAGAGGTCTATAGTGCCCTGCCCTATCGCTTAGGAACCTCTCATACGACATTTTAATCACTAATATCAAGACCTTGCGTAGGACTTAAAAATACAGGTCATAGTTTTATGGAACTTCAGGCCTGCCGCGCGGCCTTCATGACCTTCCAAGCCCTCAGGAAGGCATATACCACTAAGGGCAGCGTTAAGACTAACCCCAATATCTCGTAGAGCCCTCGAGTGAATAACAACAGCGCCGAACTAACCACCAACAACGCCTTAAGAGCCACGTCTAAGATCTTTCTATGATGCAACGCCCAGTACGCGACCACCTCTATACCTATTATACCCAACGCCAGCTCAGCCCCCGTGAGAATCTGCTCTACCCCCGGGGCCAGCACCAGCTCCGGCTTGAGAGGGGTCACGGCGATTATCAGCGGCAATCCTATGCCCATCTTGACCAGCTCCTTCAGGACGGACGTGAACGAGACCTTAGCTATCCTTGATATTGTGGCCGCAGCCACGGACATAGGCGGCGCGAACTCTGCGTGGACGCCTATGAAGAAGGCCGTGAACTGCGCTGCCCAGGGCCTGATCCCCAACCTCATTAAAGCCGGGACGACCACAGGGTATACTATGACGTAAGTACCCAGGGGCGGGACTCCCATCCCGACTATGTATCCGAACGCGTACGACAGCAAGATCACTAGGTAGAGGTTTCCAGCACCTAAGCTGACTATCGCCGACCCCATCTTAAGGGAGAGCCCCGTAACGGTGAATAGGGCTTTGAGTATGCCTAAGAGCGCCAGCAGGAGGGTTAGGTTAGCCGTCTCGATGGAGAAGAACTCCAGAGCCTTAACAGTCTTCACACCTATATCCTTGATAACCTCCAGAGCCTTAAGCCTCCTACGGAAACCCACGAAGAGGTTTACAAAGATAACCGCCGCCAACACCACGCCCGCCGACCTTATCGCAGCGAGTGGTGCGTAGACCCAGGAAGCCATAAGCACTATGAGGACTAATATCCCGCTCGCGAAGAGAAGTACGTAAACGTAGTCCAGTAACGATAACCTCGAGCGGGTTGCCGTTGAACCGCCTTCAACACTGTCCGCCCTAACACTCTTCAACGATATGAAGTAAATAGCCGCAGCAAGGCCTGCGAAGAAGACCAGCGCGGGAACGAATCCCCTAATCATTACCTCGAAGTAGGGGACGCCGAGCGCGTCCGCCATGACGAACGCGGCAGCCCCCATCACTGGAGGCATCAGTTGAGCCCCTATTCCAGCTGCGGCGGCCATGGCGGAGGCCATGGCCAGCGGGACGCCTAAAGTCTTAACTATGGGTACTGTGAGACTCCCGACCGTGGCGGTCGCAGCGCCTGCACTTCCGGTAACCATCCCTACCGGAACCCCCACTAGTATGTTGGTTTGAGGTATGAGTTTAGGCGACCTAAGCTTCGAGAGGACAACTCTGTTGGTAGCCTCAACCAGGCCGAACCCGCTCAGTATGCCCACGAAGAGCATGAAAGCACTTATGACAGTCGTCGCGATTTGGGAGAGGCTCTCGAATACCCCTGTCGAGAAGTCGACACTCACCGCGGCTATGAGTCTTGAGTAGCTGAGTCCCGGATGGTTAAGTATTCCGGGGAAGTAACGGCCGTAGAGCACGTTCAATAGGAAGAACATGGTTATCGCGAATATAATCGGGTATTTAACGGCCCCGAACCACAGTATCACCACAGCTATCAACGCCCCCATAATGAGGTCTGTCTGGGTGTAGAACCCCATCCTAACGCTAACTAAGTCCCAGAAGTTCTCGTTTATGTAGTAGCCAGATAGTAGTGACAGCGCTATGAATACGATGCCGACAAGCGCGTTAGCATATAGATTCCTGACCTTCGGTATAAGGGGGTCCCTCCTGTAGAGAGACTCAATAACCCACACCACCACGGAGACTGGGACCATGATCACAACAAACTTTCTGGCACCCTCCCAGCCTGTGGTGAAGTAGTACAGGATTAGCACCGCATATATTATAATCAGCGCTAGCCGTGCGTACCTTAAGGCCCTCCCCAACAAGTTCTTCAAAACACATCACCTAATAGGGTTTGGAGCGAAAAATTAGCTACCGGCTATCTTCCACTCACTCTTCCATACCCCCTTCTCCTTCAGGAACATCGCCAGCCCTGGATGCACTGGAACGTCCTTGTTGGTCTCGATCCCGGCGACCTGCACGCCGACGAAGTCTTCAGCAAGAAGCCTGAACATCGGGTTTAGCTCTGCCAGCTCCTTAGCGTGCGCCTCGAGAACTTTAAGCATCTTATAAACCACCTCGGCAGGAACCTCTGTCCCCACATGGAAGCCGTAGTAGAACCTGAGGGCCGTCAGTTTGGTGCCTGTGTTGAGCTTCACATCCGTTGAGAAGACCTCCTTAGGGGTAACGTAGTTCTCAAGCACCTCGAATATCCCTAGCGCGGGGGCTTTAGCCTTGAGGACCTCCACCTCGTCCGGACATGGATTGAGTATCGCCAGTGGGACGCTGAGCTCTGCCTGCCTAGCCCAGTCCGGCAGACCGTAAACCCCCACGGTGTAGATGTTCGTTGCCACTATCACATCCCTCTCCAGGGCGTCTGGAACCATGCTCCAGTCAATCTCCACCTGCTCGAAGGTGATGTTGAGTACTTGAAGCGCGGCCCTCAAAGCCGCCCCGACGTCCCACCCCGCCGGGCCGGAGAATATCTTCATGCCTTTTAAGTCACGCCAGCAAGCGATCTTACCCAGGTTCTTTTGATGTATGGCTATAGTTACCTCGTTTGTGTAAGCCCAGAACGTCTGCACAGGCCACCTACCTGGGGTGAAGCCCTTGAACCTCCCGGACAGTGAGTAAAG
This portion of the Zestosphaera sp. genome encodes:
- a CDS encoding hydroxyacid dehydrogenase, whose amino-acid sequence is MVVCIKSFRVFIPEPEWPESHRILEEVAEVIVGKHGVRYDEEALAEVLKDFDAVIITSQHKVSRRVIYSSPRLKVIAKYGSKPGPDNVDLEAATERGIPVVYSPEANSDSVAEFTVSLILCVLKKICFLNQALRQGLWRSELLIEKSNFTRELKEKVVGVVGLGAIGRRVARILQSFGVRLIGYDPYVQREALGGIHIVMVGSLDELLRESDIVTIHAALSPVTYHMMGERELRLMKPTAYLINTARGAIVDEQALVRALKEGWIAGAALDVFEKEPLPKDHPLLQLSNVIATPHFASCTYEAYERETVTAHKDVVRVLMGCRPVNIANPEVLGKRPDLRECQEFLL
- a CDS encoding PLP-dependent aminotransferase family protein, producing MSYERFLSDRAGHYRPLATREAARRLEGVRPAKVVRFAVGNPGPEIYPYEVLGEIAKEVMLQYRDRVLLYGSTRGDRTFVEVLKNFMRDRGVRVDGDDEVIVTTGSQQALYLVSVLLINPGDYIAVENPTYLSAINAFRTANPRMIGVPVDENGMDVDALEGRLKELKSAGSRIKFVYVVPVAHNPTGATMSADRKKHLIELASEHDFLIVEDDPYSYFTYEEADVTPLKTLDREGRVIYLSTMSKILAPALRVGWILAKKELVNHLERVKALIDIQTPSLSQYISRIAIERGIVAEVISKARSLYKVKRDLMLQALEKHVPEGRWVRPVGGLFIMIWLPESVDTEEMLPEAFQAGVYYIPGRQFFVDEEGSNTMRLNFSYPPVEDIEGGVEALGRVVRKRLS
- a CDS encoding TRAP transporter large permease subunit, whose translation is MKNLLGRALRYARLALIIIYAVLILYYFTTGWEGARKFVVIMVPVSVVVWVIESLYRRDPLIPKVRNLYANALVGIVFIALSLLSGYYINENFWDLVSVRMGFYTQTDLIMGALIAVVILWFGAVKYPIIFAITMFFLLNVLYGRYFPGILNHPGLSYSRLIAAVSVDFSTGVFESLSQIATTVISAFMLFVGILSGFGLVEATNRVVLSKLRSPKLIPQTNILVGVPVGMVTGSAGAATATVGSLTVPIVKTLGVPLAMASAMAAAAGIGAQLMPPVMGAAAFVMADALGVPYFEVMIRGFVPALVFFAGLAAAIYFISLKSVRADSVEGGSTATRSRLSLLDYVYVLLFASGILVLIVLMASWVYAPLAAIRSAGVVLAAVIFVNLFVGFRRRLKALEVIKDIGVKTVKALEFFSIETANLTLLLALLGILKALFTVTGLSLKMGSAIVSLGAGNLYLVILLSYAFGYIVGMGVPPLGTYVIVYPVVVPALMRLGIRPWAAQFTAFFIGVHAEFAPPMSVAAATISRIAKVSFTSVLKELVKMGIGLPLIIAVTPLKPELVLAPGVEQILTGAELALGIIGIEVVAYWALHHRKILDVALKALLVVSSALLLFTRGLYEILGLVLTLPLVVYAFLRAWKVMKAARQA
- a CDS encoding TAXI family TRAP transporter solute-binding subunit; amino-acid sequence: MASQKTLLGVVVAIVVLIVAVVAYQFLMAPTPTPTPTPTPTPTTPKPTTPTPTTTPATTPTTPTPTPTTPISKITLQWGTASVGSAGYTGLALIADVVNRHMTELEISVMPTAGAVASIKGYASGELGGCYASTPSFTELYSLSGRFKGFTPGRWPVQTFWAYTNEVTIAIHQKNLGKIACWRDLKGMKIFSGPAGWDVGAALRAALQVLNITFEQVEIDWSMVPDALERDVIVATNIYTVGVYGLPDWARQAELSVPLAILNPCPDEVEVLKAKAPALGIFEVLENYVTPKEVFSTDVKLNTGTKLTALRFYYGFHVGTEVPAEVVYKMLKVLEAHAKELAELNPMFRLLAEDFVGVQVAGIETNKDVPVHPGLAMFLKEKGVWKSEWKIAGS